The Pseudomonas asiatica genome has a segment encoding these proteins:
- a CDS encoding bifunctional protein-serine/threonine kinase/phosphatase — protein sequence MSLQLNFAQASATGPREENQDALRLVTPAPELAASKGYLFALADGVSQCADGGLAARASLQALALDYYATPATWSVAQALDRLLLAQNRWLRAQGSGQPLLTTLSALVLRGRRFTLAHVGDCRVYRWHAGRLQCLSEDHVWDQPGMQHVLKRALGLDQHLLVDYLEGELQPGESFLLLSDGVWASLGDQHIQAVLREQPDLQLAVDTLVASAHLNGSQDNASALLVQVEQLGTANLGDTLAQLQQWPVPGPLREGQVIDGWQAEKLLSQSRQSLLYRVRDAQGQAWLLKTLPAAREQEPGAAQGLLLEEWFLRRVAGRHFPELHTASQRQHLYYVMREYPGQSLAALLAEHGPLPMPQWLELARQLLQAVGVLHRRNLLHRDIKPENLHLGSDGQLRLLDFGLAYCPGLSEDPLHELPGTPSYIAPEAFDGQPPSPRQDLYAVGVTLYHLLTGHYPYGEVEAFQRPRFGQPVNAARYRPDLPEWLQHNLHQALAADPAQRFETAEHWLLLLERGDHQELPSRPRPLLEREPLKVWRTLALLSLLFNLILLLTLLKG from the coding sequence ATGAGCCTGCAACTGAACTTTGCCCAGGCCAGCGCCACCGGGCCGCGCGAGGAAAACCAGGACGCCCTGCGCCTGGTTACCCCGGCGCCGGAGCTGGCCGCCAGCAAAGGCTACCTGTTCGCCCTCGCCGACGGCGTCAGCCAATGTGCCGATGGCGGCCTGGCAGCCCGCGCCAGCCTGCAGGCGCTGGCCCTGGACTACTACGCCACCCCCGCGACCTGGAGCGTGGCCCAGGCACTCGACCGCCTGCTGCTGGCGCAGAACCGCTGGTTGCGCGCCCAAGGCAGTGGCCAGCCACTGCTGACCACCCTCAGCGCGCTGGTGCTGCGTGGCCGGCGCTTTACCCTGGCCCACGTGGGTGACTGCCGCGTGTACCGCTGGCACGCTGGGCGCCTGCAATGCCTGAGCGAAGACCATGTATGGGACCAGCCAGGCATGCAGCATGTGCTGAAACGCGCGCTGGGCCTGGACCAGCACCTGCTGGTGGATTATCTGGAAGGTGAGCTGCAGCCGGGCGAGAGCTTCCTGCTGTTGAGCGATGGCGTATGGGCCAGCCTGGGCGACCAGCACATCCAGGCGGTGCTGCGCGAGCAACCCGACCTGCAACTGGCCGTCGACACCCTGGTCGCCAGCGCGCACCTGAACGGCAGCCAGGACAACGCCAGTGCCTTGCTGGTGCAGGTCGAGCAACTGGGCACGGCCAACCTGGGCGACACCTTGGCGCAACTGCAGCAATGGCCAGTGCCCGGCCCGCTGCGTGAAGGCCAGGTAATCGATGGCTGGCAAGCCGAAAAGCTGCTTTCGCAAAGCCGCCAGTCGCTGCTGTACCGGGTGCGCGATGCCCAGGGCCAAGCCTGGCTGCTGAAGACCCTGCCCGCCGCACGCGAGCAGGAGCCCGGCGCGGCGCAAGGGCTGTTGCTGGAAGAATGGTTTCTGCGCCGGGTCGCTGGCCGGCACTTCCCCGAACTGCACACCGCCAGCCAGCGCCAGCACCTGTACTACGTGATGCGCGAATACCCCGGCCAGAGCCTGGCAGCGCTGCTGGCCGAGCACGGCCCGCTACCCATGCCGCAGTGGCTGGAGCTGGCCCGGCAGCTGCTGCAAGCGGTCGGCGTACTGCACCGGCGCAACCTGCTGCACCGCGACATCAAGCCAGAGAACCTGCACCTGGGCAGCGATGGCCAGCTGCGCCTGCTGGACTTCGGCCTGGCCTACTGCCCGGGGCTGTCCGAAGACCCGCTGCACGAGTTGCCGGGCACGCCGTCATACATTGCCCCGGAAGCGTTCGACGGCCAGCCGCCCAGCCCACGCCAGGACCTGTATGCCGTGGGCGTGACGCTGTATCACCTGCTGACCGGGCATTACCCCTACGGCGAAGTGGAGGCTTTCCAGCGCCCGCGCTTCGGCCAGCCGGTCAACGCCGCGCGCTACCGCCCCGACCTGCCGGAATGGCTGCAGCACAACCTGCACCAGGCACTGGCAGCGGACCCGGCGCAGCGCTTCGAAACCGCCGAACACTGGTTGCTGCTGCTCGAGCGTGGCGACCACCAGGAACTGCCCAGCCGGCCACGGCCGTTGCTGGAGCGCGAACCGTTGAAGGTCTGGCGCACCCTGGCCCTGCTGTCCTTGCTGTTCAACCTGATATTGCTGCTCACCCTGCTCAAGGGCTGA
- a CDS encoding nitrate/nitrite transporter, whose protein sequence is MSTSFWKSGHVPTLFAAFLYFDLSFMVWYLLGPLAVQIAADLQLSAQQRGLMVATPILAGAILRFAMGVLVDRLSPKTAGLIGQVVVIIALAAAWHLGVHSYEQALLLGVFLGFAGASFAVSLPLASQWYPPQHQGKAMGIAGAGNSGTVFAALLAPALAAGFGWNNVFGFALVPLSLALLVFALLARNAPQRPKPKAMADYLKALGDRDSWWFMFFYSVTFGGFIGLASALPGYFSDQYGLSPVTAGYYTAACVFAGSLMRPLGGALADRFGGIRTLLGMYSVAAICIAAVGFNLPSAAAALALFVSAMLGLGAGNGAVFQLVPQRFRQEIGVMTGLIGMAGGIGGFLLAAGLGTIKQHTGDYQLGLWLFASLGLLAWFGLHGVKQRWRTTWGSAAVTAARV, encoded by the coding sequence ATGAGTACCAGCTTCTGGAAATCCGGGCATGTGCCCACGCTGTTCGCCGCGTTCCTGTACTTCGACCTCAGCTTCATGGTCTGGTACCTGCTTGGCCCACTGGCGGTGCAGATTGCCGCCGATCTGCAGCTGAGTGCACAACAACGGGGCCTGATGGTGGCCACGCCGATCCTGGCCGGGGCGATCCTGCGCTTTGCCATGGGCGTGCTGGTCGACCGCCTTTCGCCCAAGACCGCAGGGCTGATCGGCCAGGTGGTGGTCATCATCGCCCTCGCCGCTGCCTGGCACCTGGGCGTGCACAGCTATGAACAAGCGCTGCTGCTGGGCGTGTTCCTCGGCTTTGCCGGTGCCTCGTTCGCCGTGTCACTGCCGCTGGCCTCGCAGTGGTACCCGCCACAGCACCAAGGCAAAGCCATGGGCATTGCCGGTGCCGGCAACTCCGGCACGGTGTTCGCCGCCCTGCTGGCCCCGGCGCTGGCTGCGGGCTTTGGCTGGAACAATGTGTTCGGCTTCGCGCTGGTCCCGCTGTCGCTGGCGCTGTTGGTGTTCGCCCTGCTGGCACGCAATGCTCCGCAGCGGCCCAAGCCAAAAGCCATGGCCGACTACCTCAAGGCCCTGGGTGACCGTGACAGCTGGTGGTTCATGTTCTTCTACAGCGTCACCTTCGGCGGCTTCATCGGCCTGGCCAGCGCCCTGCCCGGCTATTTCAGCGATCAGTATGGCCTGAGCCCGGTCACCGCTGGCTACTACACCGCTGCCTGCGTGTTCGCCGGCAGCCTGATGCGCCCGCTCGGCGGCGCTCTGGCCGACCGCTTCGGCGGCATTCGCACCCTGCTGGGCATGTACAGTGTGGCGGCCATCTGCATCGCTGCAGTCGGCTTCAACCTGCCTAGCGCCGCCGCCGCACTGGCCCTGTTCGTCAGCGCCATGCTCGGCCTGGGGGCCGGCAATGGCGCGGTGTTCCAGCTGGTACCGCAACGCTTCCGTCAGGAGATCGGCGTGATGACCGGGCTGATCGGCATGGCCGGCGGCATCGGAGGCTTCCTGCTGGCCGCCGGGCTTGGCACCATCAAGCAGCACACCGGTGACTACCAGCTGGGGCTGTGGCTGTTCGCCAGCCTGGGCTTGCTGGCCTGGTTCGGCCTGCACGGCGTGAAACAGCGCTGGCGCACCACCTGGGGCTCGGCTGCGGTTACCGCGGCGCGGGTCTGA
- a CDS encoding ANTAR domain-containing response regulator: MLRILLIDDTQSKLGRLKAALSEAGFEVIEAPDLTIDLPACVETVRPDVVLIDTDSPDRDVMEQVVLVSRDQPRPIVLFTDEHDPGVMRQAIQAGVSAYIVEGIHAARLQPILDVAMARFESDQALKAQLLARDQQLAERKRIEQAKGLLMKMKDCNEEQAYTLMRRQAMSRQQKLIQVAEQIIAMHEMLG, translated from the coding sequence ATGTTGCGCATCCTGCTGATCGACGACACCCAGAGCAAACTCGGCCGCCTCAAGGCGGCCTTGAGCGAGGCCGGCTTCGAGGTCATCGAAGCCCCGGACCTGACCATCGACCTGCCCGCCTGCGTCGAAACGGTGCGCCCGGACGTGGTGCTGATCGATACCGACTCACCGGACCGCGATGTGATGGAACAGGTGGTCCTGGTCAGTCGTGACCAGCCGCGGCCGATCGTGCTGTTCACCGACGAGCACGACCCTGGGGTGATGCGCCAGGCGATCCAGGCAGGGGTCAGCGCCTACATCGTCGAAGGCATTCATGCCGCGCGGCTGCAACCGATCCTGGACGTGGCCATGGCCCGCTTCGAAAGCGACCAGGCGCTGAAGGCGCAGCTGCTTGCGCGCGACCAGCAACTGGCCGAGCGCAAGCGCATCGAGCAGGCCAAGGGTTTGCTGATGAAGATGAAGGACTGCAACGAAGAACAGGCTTACACCCTGATGCGCCGCCAGGCCATGAGCCGGCAGCAGAAGCTGATTCAGGTGGCCGAGCAGATCATTGCCATGCACGAGATGCTGGGCTAG
- a CDS encoding CmpA/NrtA family ABC transporter substrate-binding protein, whose protein sequence is MNTVPRATPLAWVNGSDAPEKPSLNIGYMALTDCASVVVAATQGFAQQHGLTLNLKRQGSWAGLRDKLVSGELDAAHCLYGLVYAVHLGIGGVPASAMAVLMGLNQNAQAINLSPALQRKGVTNPEALARLVHQHGARLTFAQTFPTGTHAMWLYYWLASQGIHPLRDVDSVVVPPAQMAAHIQAGRIDGFCVGEPWAADAVATGQGFTLATSQSIWPDHPEKVLACARAFAEQYPNSARALIKAVLAASRFIEQSPENRRSTAQLLSGSAYLATPLASIEPRLLGSYHDGLGNHWQDPHALRLHDHGRANLPYLSDGMWFMTQFRRWGLLRDDPDYLGVARQVQQLALYGEAAQSLGVACPEQPMRSSLLIDGSRWDGSDPYGYARSFSLHALGDLPDARVGA, encoded by the coding sequence GTGAACACTGTACCCCGAGCAACGCCCCTGGCCTGGGTCAACGGCAGCGACGCGCCGGAAAAGCCCAGCCTGAACATCGGCTACATGGCCCTGACCGACTGCGCCTCGGTGGTAGTCGCCGCCACCCAGGGCTTCGCCCAGCAGCACGGCCTTACCCTCAACCTCAAGCGCCAGGGCTCCTGGGCCGGGCTGCGCGACAAGCTGGTCAGCGGCGAGCTGGATGCCGCGCACTGCCTGTATGGCCTGGTGTACGCCGTGCACCTGGGCATCGGCGGTGTACCGGCCAGCGCCATGGCCGTGCTCATGGGGCTGAACCAGAACGCCCAGGCCATAAACCTGTCCCCGGCCCTGCAGCGCAAAGGCGTGACCAACCCTGAAGCATTGGCGCGCCTGGTGCACCAGCATGGCGCACGCCTCACCTTCGCCCAGACCTTCCCCACCGGCACCCACGCCATGTGGCTGTATTACTGGCTGGCCAGCCAGGGCATCCACCCATTGCGCGACGTCGACAGCGTGGTGGTACCACCAGCGCAGATGGCCGCGCATATCCAGGCCGGGCGCATCGACGGCTTCTGCGTGGGCGAACCCTGGGCTGCCGATGCCGTAGCCACGGGCCAGGGCTTCACCCTGGCCACCAGCCAGTCGATCTGGCCGGACCACCCGGAAAAGGTCCTGGCCTGCGCCCGCGCCTTTGCCGAGCAATACCCCAACAGCGCCCGCGCGCTGATCAAGGCGGTCCTCGCTGCCAGCCGCTTCATCGAGCAAAGCCCGGAGAACCGCCGCAGCACTGCGCAACTGCTCAGCGGCAGCGCCTACCTGGCCACCCCGCTGGCAAGTATCGAACCACGCCTGCTCGGCAGCTACCACGACGGCCTGGGCAACCACTGGCAAGACCCGCACGCCCTGCGCCTGCACGATCATGGCCGGGCCAACCTGCCGTACCTGTCCGACGGCATGTGGTTCATGACCCAGTTCCGCCGCTGGGGCCTGCTGCGCGACGACCCCGACTACCTCGGCGTGGCCCGCCAGGTCCAGCAGCTGGCACTGTATGGCGAGGCGGCACAAAGCCTCGGCGTGGCCTGCCCCGAGCAGCCGATGCGCAGCAGCCTGCTGATCGATGGCAGCCGCTGGGACGGCAGTGACCCCTACGGTTATGCCCGCAGTTTCAGCCTGCATGCACTGGGCGACCTGCCTGATGCCCGTGTCGGCGCGTGA
- a CDS encoding quinone-dependent dihydroorotate dehydrogenase gives MYTLARQLLFKLSPETSHDLSLDLIGAGGRLGLNGMLCKQPAALPVTVMGLNFANPVGLAAGLDKNGAAIDGFAQLGFGFVEIGTVTPRPQPGNPKPRLFRLPEATAIINRMGFNNLGVDHLLGRVRAARYNGVLGINIGKNFDTPVERAVDDYLICLDKVYTDASYITVNVSSPNTPGLRSLQFGDSLKQLLDALAERREQLAGTHGKRVPLAIKIAPDMRDEETTLVAAALMESGMDAVIATNTTLGREGVEGLPYGGEAGGLSGAPVLEKSTHIVKVLAGELGGKLPIIAAGGITEGRHAAEKIAAGASLVQIYSGFIYRGPALIREAVDAIAAMPR, from the coding sequence ATGTATACCCTGGCCCGCCAGCTGCTGTTCAAGCTTTCCCCGGAAACCTCCCACGACCTGTCCCTGGACCTGATCGGCGCCGGTGGCCGTCTTGGCCTCAACGGCATGCTGTGCAAGCAGCCGGCGGCTTTGCCGGTTACGGTCATGGGCTTGAACTTCGCCAACCCGGTGGGCCTGGCGGCCGGCCTGGACAAGAACGGCGCGGCCATCGACGGTTTCGCCCAGCTGGGCTTCGGCTTCGTCGAAATCGGCACCGTCACCCCGCGCCCACAGCCGGGCAACCCCAAGCCGCGGCTGTTCCGCCTGCCGGAGGCAACGGCCATCATCAACCGCATGGGTTTCAACAACCTGGGCGTTGATCACCTGCTCGGCCGGGTGCGGGCTGCGCGTTACAACGGCGTGCTGGGCATCAACATCGGCAAGAATTTCGACACCCCGGTGGAGCGTGCCGTCGATGACTACCTGATCTGCCTGGACAAGGTGTACACCGACGCCAGTTACATCACGGTCAACGTCAGTTCGCCAAACACCCCGGGCCTGCGCAGCCTGCAGTTCGGCGATTCGCTCAAGCAGCTGCTCGATGCCCTGGCCGAGCGCCGCGAGCAACTGGCCGGCACGCATGGCAAGCGCGTACCTCTGGCAATCAAGATTGCCCCGGACATGCGCGACGAAGAAACCACCCTGGTGGCCGCCGCGCTGATGGAGTCGGGCATGGATGCGGTGATCGCCACCAACACCACGCTGGGGCGTGAAGGTGTCGAAGGGTTGCCGTACGGTGGCGAGGCGGGCGGCCTGTCGGGCGCGCCGGTGCTGGAGAAGAGCACCCATATCGTCAAGGTGCTGGCGGGCGAGCTGGGCGGCAAGCTGCCGATCATTGCCGCTGGCGGCATTACCGAAGGCCGCCATGCCGCCGAGAAGATCGCTGCCGGGGCGAGCCTGGTGCAGATTTATTCGGGCTTCATTTACAGAGGGCCAGCGTTGATTCGCGAGGCGGTGGACGCTATCGCTGCGATGCCGCGGTGA
- the rmf gene encoding ribosome modulation factor yields MRRLKRDPLERAYSRGYQYGVTGKSRELCPFNLPSVRQAWINGWREGRGDNWDGMTGTAGIHRLNENHAVG; encoded by the coding sequence ATGAGAAGACTTAAGCGTGATCCGTTGGAAAGAGCATATTCACGTGGCTACCAATACGGGGTCACCGGCAAATCCCGCGAACTTTGCCCCTTCAATCTTCCTTCTGTTCGCCAAGCCTGGATCAACGGCTGGCGTGAAGGTCGCGGTGATAACTGGGACGGAATGACTGGCACCGCTGGCATCCATAGACTCAACGAAAATCACGCCGTTGGCTGA
- the rlmKL gene encoding bifunctional 23S rRNA (guanine(2069)-N(7))-methyltransferase RlmK/23S rRNA (guanine(2445)-N(2))-methyltransferase RlmL, producing MSDRFELYLTCPKGLEGLLAEEARGLGLDDVREHTSAIRGAADMETAYRLCLWSRLANRVLLVLKRFSMKNADDLYDGVHAVDWADHLAADGTLAVEFSGHGSGIDNTHFGALKVKDAIVDKLRNREGLRPSVEKIDPDVRVHLRLDRGEAILSLDLSGHSLHQRGYRLQQGAAPLKENLAAAVLIRAGWPRIAAEGGALADPMCGVGTFLVEAAMIAADIAPNLKRERWGFSAWLGHVPALWRKVHDEAQARAQVGLAKPPLWIRGYEADPRLIQPGRNNVERAGLGDWVKIYQGEVSTFEPRPDQNQKGLVISNPPYGERLGDEASLLYLYQNLGERLRQACMGWEAAVFTGAPQLGKRMGIRSHKQYAFWNGALPCKLLLFKVQPDQFVTGERREAQPEGAESRQQAAPASEPARLSEGAQMFANRLQKNLKQLGKWARREQVDCYRLYDADMPEYALAVDLYQDWVHVQEYAAPRSVDPDKAQARLLDALAAIPQALGISPQRVVLKRRERQSGTRQYERQATEGRFQEVNEGGVKLLVNLTDYLDTGLFLDHRPMRMRIQREAAGKRFLNLFCYTATATAHAAKGGARSTTSVDLSKTYLDWARRNLALNGFSERNRLEQGDVMAWLEGNRDSYDLIFIDPPTFSNSKRMEGVFDVQRDHVQLLDLAMARLAPGGVLYFSNNFRKFQLDEHLMARYAVEEITAQTLDPDFARNNRIHRAWRLQLR from the coding sequence ATGTCGGACCGTTTCGAACTTTACCTCACCTGCCCCAAAGGCCTGGAAGGCCTGCTTGCCGAAGAGGCGCGGGGCCTCGGCCTGGATGACGTGCGCGAGCACACCTCGGCCATTCGCGGCGCCGCCGACATGGAAACCGCCTACCGCCTGTGCCTGTGGTCACGTCTGGCCAACCGGGTGCTCCTGGTACTCAAGCGCTTCTCCATGAAGAACGCCGACGACCTCTACGACGGTGTGCATGCGGTCGACTGGGCCGATCACCTGGCAGCCGATGGCACCCTGGCGGTGGAGTTCAGCGGCCATGGCTCGGGCATCGACAACACTCACTTCGGTGCGCTGAAGGTCAAGGACGCGATCGTCGACAAGCTGCGCAACCGCGAAGGCCTGCGCCCGTCGGTGGAAAAGATCGACCCTGATGTGCGCGTGCACCTGCGCCTGGACCGTGGCGAAGCCATTCTCTCCCTCGACCTTTCCGGGCACAGCCTGCACCAGCGTGGCTACCGCCTGCAGCAAGGTGCCGCGCCGCTGAAGGAAAACCTGGCGGCGGCGGTGCTGATCCGCGCCGGCTGGCCGCGCATTGCCGCCGAAGGTGGCGCGCTGGCCGACCCGATGTGCGGTGTGGGTACCTTCCTGGTCGAAGCGGCGATGATCGCCGCCGATATCGCGCCCAACCTCAAGCGTGAACGCTGGGGCTTCAGTGCCTGGCTCGGCCATGTACCGGCGTTGTGGCGCAAGGTGCATGACGAGGCGCAGGCGCGGGCACAGGTCGGCCTGGCCAAGCCACCACTGTGGATCCGTGGCTACGAGGCCGACCCGCGGCTGATCCAGCCAGGCCGCAACAACGTCGAGCGTGCCGGCCTGGGCGACTGGGTGAAGATCTACCAGGGCGAAGTCAGCACCTTCGAGCCGCGCCCGGACCAGAACCAGAAAGGCCTGGTCATCAGCAACCCGCCCTATGGCGAGCGCCTGGGTGACGAAGCCAGCCTGCTGTACCTCTACCAGAACCTCGGCGAGCGCCTGCGCCAGGCCTGCATGGGCTGGGAGGCGGCGGTATTCACTGGCGCGCCGCAGTTGGGCAAGCGCATGGGCATTCGCAGCCACAAGCAGTACGCGTTCTGGAACGGCGCCTTGCCGTGCAAGCTGCTGCTGTTCAAGGTGCAGCCCGACCAGTTCGTTACCGGCGAGCGCCGCGAGGCGCAGCCTGAAGGCGCGGAAAGCCGCCAGCAGGCAGCACCGGCCAGCGAGCCGGCGCGCCTGTCGGAAGGGGCGCAGATGTTCGCCAACCGCCTGCAGAAAAACCTCAAGCAACTGGGCAAGTGGGCCCGCCGCGAGCAGGTCGATTGCTACCGCCTGTACGATGCCGACATGCCCGAGTACGCCTTGGCGGTCGACCTGTACCAGGATTGGGTGCACGTGCAGGAATACGCCGCGCCACGTTCGGTCGACCCGGACAAGGCCCAGGCACGCCTGCTCGACGCGCTGGCAGCCATCCCGCAGGCCCTGGGCATTTCGCCGCAGCGTGTGGTGCTCAAGCGTCGCGAGCGGCAGAGCGGCACGCGCCAGTACGAGCGCCAGGCAACCGAAGGCCGCTTCCAGGAAGTGAACGAAGGCGGCGTCAAGCTGCTGGTCAACCTCACCGACTACCTCGACACCGGCCTGTTCCTCGACCATCGCCCGATGCGCATGCGCATCCAGCGCGAAGCAGCCGGCAAGCGCTTCCTCAACCTGTTCTGCTACACCGCCACGGCCACCGCGCATGCGGCCAAGGGCGGCGCGCGCAGCACCACCAGCGTCGACCTGTCGAAAACCTACCTGGACTGGGCGCGGCGCAACCTGGCGCTCAATGGCTTCTCCGAGCGCAACCGCCTGGAGCAGGGCGATGTGATGGCCTGGCTGGAGGGCAACCGCGACAGCTACGACCTGATCTTCATCGACCCGCCAACCTTCTCCAACTCCAAGCGCATGGAAGGCGTGTTCGACGTGCAGCGTGACCACGTGCAGCTGCTGGACCTGGCCATGGCCCGCCTGGCGCCGGGTGGCGTGCTGTATTTCTCCAACAACTTCCGCAAGTTCCAGCTGGACGAGCACCTGATGGCGCGTTACGCGGTGGAGGAAATCACGGCCCAGACCCTGGACCCGGACTTCGCCCGCAATAACCGTATCCATCGCGCCTGGCGTCTGCAGCTTCGTTGA
- a CDS encoding sensor domain-containing diguanylate cyclase, which produces MSKGGVRARLLGLCTEAVSAWAVALVALVVGGLLTAVLALATQTFYKQQLRQRFELLASERFSRIAERFDEQQQRLDGLRRFFSFSNEITPHEFDGYARPLLQRTLAYAWAPRVEAAQRAEFERQASAHSGPGYVIRDQDEQGQWRPSPQRDHYFPVLYTQSGELPGLPYGLDLAGQEVPLAALARALGPGSMAVSEPLPMFDTSSDARGLLMVAPVFSDANPRGAAVGYVMALLSMRELVSDGRPVSADDNLVVRIVDPTGLHGPEVMFDSQNPVAPLPLATNQLLHLADHHFQLSIRPSLAFVRANRSSAVLAVSLLGGLLSLLLSVLLYSLFSQRQRALALVEQRTAELRVSEQSLRGTHNQLRSVLDAATQVAIIATNLKGVVSTFNAGAERMLGYPASEAIGQLRLEDLVLPEELSLRAHALSLRYGRPIEGGQAMFAETVQEHGAEPGEWTLLRADGSQLVANMLVTAMLDEQGLWIGYLAICIDVTERRRVHEALAARDRLLEKLSAEVPGGIYQYRLDGNGHSCFPYASMGLYDIYEVDLQQLREDATAVFERIHPDDLERVRRSVRYSAEHLSPWREEYRVCLPRAGLRWVRGEATPEVGEQGCTLWHGYLTDISDLKGVEEELRALSVTDSLTGIHNRRYFQERLKLELERAQRDGQALAVIMLDIDHFKRINDHFGHAVGDRVLRSLCLRIGQRLRRTDVFCRLGGEEFMVLCPGSDAEQARLLALELWQGVRNVPVEGVGRVTASFGVAGWRPGEGADALLLRADAGVYAAKQAGRDRVEGELA; this is translated from the coding sequence ATGTCAAAGGGTGGCGTGCGTGCGCGGTTGCTTGGCCTGTGCACAGAGGCGGTGTCCGCCTGGGCGGTGGCCCTGGTCGCCCTGGTCGTGGGCGGCCTGTTGACGGCCGTCCTGGCGTTAGCCACGCAAACCTTCTACAAGCAGCAGCTGCGCCAGCGCTTCGAGCTGCTGGCCAGCGAGCGTTTCAGCCGTATCGCCGAGCGGTTTGACGAACAGCAGCAGCGCCTTGACGGGCTGCGGCGGTTTTTCAGCTTTTCCAACGAAATCACCCCACACGAGTTCGACGGCTACGCCAGGCCATTGCTGCAGCGGACCCTGGCCTACGCCTGGGCGCCGCGTGTCGAGGCCGCGCAACGCGCCGAATTCGAGCGCCAGGCCAGTGCGCATTCCGGCCCGGGCTATGTGATCCGCGACCAGGATGAGCAAGGCCAGTGGCGGCCATCCCCCCAGCGCGACCATTACTTCCCGGTGCTCTATACCCAGTCGGGTGAATTGCCCGGGTTGCCCTATGGGCTGGACCTCGCCGGCCAGGAAGTGCCCCTGGCGGCACTGGCGCGGGCGCTGGGACCGGGCAGCATGGCGGTGTCCGAGCCACTGCCCATGTTCGATACCAGCTCGGATGCGCGTGGCCTGCTGATGGTGGCGCCGGTGTTTTCCGATGCCAACCCCCGCGGCGCGGCAGTGGGCTATGTGATGGCCTTGCTGAGCATGCGTGAGCTGGTCAGTGACGGGCGCCCGGTTTCGGCAGACGATAACCTGGTGGTGCGTATCGTCGACCCCACCGGGCTGCATGGCCCCGAGGTGATGTTCGATTCGCAGAACCCGGTCGCACCCCTGCCGCTGGCCACCAACCAGCTGTTGCACCTGGCTGACCACCACTTCCAGCTGAGTATCCGGCCGAGTCTGGCCTTCGTGCGTGCCAACCGTTCCTCCGCGGTGCTGGCGGTGAGCCTGCTGGGCGGCTTGTTGAGCCTGCTGCTCAGTGTCTTGCTCTACAGCTTGTTCAGCCAGCGCCAGCGCGCCTTGGCCCTGGTCGAGCAGCGCACCGCCGAGTTGCGGGTCAGCGAGCAATCCCTGCGTGGCACCCACAACCAGCTGCGCAGCGTGCTGGATGCCGCAACCCAGGTGGCGATCATCGCCACCAACCTCAAGGGTGTGGTCAGCACCTTCAACGCCGGCGCCGAGCGCATGCTCGGTTACCCCGCCAGTGAGGCGATCGGCCAGCTGCGCCTGGAAGACCTGGTGCTACCCGAGGAGTTGAGCCTGCGTGCCCATGCCTTGAGCCTGCGTTACGGCCGGCCGATTGAAGGTGGCCAGGCCATGTTCGCCGAAACGGTGCAGGAGCATGGCGCCGAGCCGGGGGAATGGACCTTGCTGCGCGCCGATGGCAGCCAACTGGTGGCCAACATGCTGGTCACCGCCATGCTCGATGAACAGGGGTTGTGGATCGGTTACCTGGCGATCTGCATCGATGTCACTGAACGGCGGCGGGTGCATGAGGCGCTGGCAGCGCGTGACCGCCTTCTGGAAAAGCTCAGTGCCGAGGTACCGGGCGGCATCTACCAGTACCGCCTGGATGGCAACGGCCATTCCTGTTTTCCGTACGCCAGCATGGGCCTGTACGACATCTACGAAGTCGACCTGCAGCAGTTGCGCGAGGATGCAACGGCGGTGTTCGAGCGCATCCACCCGGATGACCTGGAGCGCGTGCGCCGCTCGGTGCGTTACTCGGCCGAACACCTGTCGCCCTGGCGCGAGGAATACCGGGTCTGCCTGCCGCGTGCCGGGCTGCGCTGGGTGCGTGGCGAGGCGACACCGGAGGTGGGCGAGCAGGGCTGCACCTTGTGGCATGGCTACCTGACCGACATCTCCGACCTCAAGGGCGTGGAGGAAGAGTTGCGTGCGCTGTCGGTGACCGACTCGCTGACCGGCATCCATAACCGCCGTTACTTCCAGGAGCGGCTCAAGCTCGAACTGGAACGGGCCCAGCGCGATGGCCAGGCACTGGCGGTGATCATGCTCGATATCGATCACTTCAAGCGCATCAACGACCATTTCGGGCATGCCGTCGGCGACCGCGTGCTGCGCAGCCTGTGCCTGCGTATCGGCCAGCGTTTGCGGCGTACCGATGTGTTCTGCCGGCTGGGCGGCGAGGAATTCATGGTGCTGTGCCCGGGCAGCGATGCAGAGCAGGCGCGGCTGTTGGCGCTGGAGCTGTGGCAAGGAGTGCGCAATGTGCCGGTGGAAGGCGTGGGCAGGGTGACCGCGAGTTTTGGTGTGGCGGGCTGGCGACCGGGGGAAGGGGCCGATGCCTTGCTGTTGCGGGCTGATGCAGGCGTGTATGCGGCCAAGCAGGCCGGGCGGGACCGGGTGGAGGGGGAGTTGGCCTGA